The Scophthalmus maximus strain ysfricsl-2021 chromosome 7, ASM2237912v1, whole genome shotgun sequence genome includes a window with the following:
- the rasgrf1 gene encoding ras-specific guanine nucleotide-releasing factor 1 isoform X1 has translation MQKGIRLNDGHVTYLGLLAKKDGTRRGCLSKKSSDNTKWHTKWFALLQNMLFYFENESSSRPSGLYLLEGCMCDRAPSPKPSLSAKECLEKQYYFTVSSTHENQKALELRTEDVKDCDEWVAAISHASYRNLANEHETLMQKYLHLLQIVETEKTVAKQLRQQIEDGEIEIERLKSEIAGLLKDNEKIHASPSAAPTDDDSEIKKIKKVQSFLRGWICRRKWKTIIQDYIRSPHAESMRKRNQVVFSMLDSEAEYVQQLHILVNNFLRPLRMAASSKKPPITHDDVSSIFLNSETIMFLHQIFYQGLKARIASWPTLVLADLFDILLPMLNIYQEFVRNHQYSLQILAHCKQNRDFDKLLKQYEAKPDCEERTLETFLTYPMFQIPRYILTLHELLAHTPHEHIERNSLDYAKSKLEELSRIMHDEVSETENIRKNLAIERMIVEGCEILLDTSQTFVRQGSLIQVPMSEKGKITRGRLGSLSLKKEGERQCFLFSKHLIICTRGSGGKLHLTKNGVVSLIDCTLLEDPEGTDDESKSDKSGQDMEHLDFKIVVEPKDSQSFTVILVASSRQEKSAWTSDISQCIDNIRCNGLMMNAFEENSKVTVPQMIKSDSSLYCDDVDIRFSKMMNSCKVLQIRYASVERLLERLTDLRFLSIDFLNTFLHSYRVFTTADVVLDKLITIYKKPISAIPARSLELFFASSQNSKLLYGEPPSSPRASRKFSSPPPLAITKNSSPNRRRKLSLNIPIITGGKALDLAALSCSSNGYASMYSSMSPFSKTTLDINKLYVSSPITSKIPDEGEDKKDKVDDTSVCKQDLSVREENDNDQNQSDDGDPEASPTKSPTTPKNIKCKNSSEFSLFSYNNGMVMSSCRELDNNRSALSAASAFAIATAGANEGTPTKEKYRRMSLASTGFPTDQRNGDKEFVIRRAATNRVLNVLRHWVSKHSPDFENNNELKTKAIVFLDEVMHDPELLTQERKAAANIIRTLTQEDHGDSQISLEDVTQLVGGGKAEPFESHPAMEIAEQLTLLDHLVFKVIPYEEFFGQGWMKNDKNEKTPFIMRTTKHFNDISNLIATEILRCEDVVSRVTVIEKWVAVADICRCLHNYNAVLEITSSLNRSSVFRLKKTWLKVSKQTKALIDKLQKLVSSEGRFKNLREALKNCDPPCVPYLGMYLTDLAFIEEGTPNYTEDNLVNFSKMRMISHIIREIRQFQQTAYKIDLQPKVAQYLLDMSSVLDEESMYEASLRIEPKVPN, from the exons ATGCAGAAGGGAATACGACTCAACGACGGTCATGTCACCTACCTGGGGCTTTTGGCCAAAAAGGATGGTACGAGACGAGGCTGCTTGAGCAAAAAGAGCTCGGACAACACGAAATGGCACACGAAGTGGTTCGCCTTGCTGCAGAACATGCTCTTTTATTTCGAGAACGAGTCGAGCTCTCGACCCTCGGGATTGTACCTGTTGGAGGGATGCATGTGCGACAGGGCGCCCTCTCCCAAACCGTCCCTGTCCGCCAAGGAGTGCTTGGAGAAGCAG TACTATTTCACTGTCAGCTCCACCCATGAAAACCAAAAGGCGCTGGAGTTACGCACAGAAGATGTGAAGGACTGTGATGAATGGGTGGCTGCAATATCACACGCCAG TTACAGAAACTTGGCCAACGAGCATGAAACTCTCATGCAGAAGTATCTTCATCTGCTTCAGATCGTGGAGACGGAGAAAACAGTTGCTAAGCAACTTCGACAACAGATAGAAGATGGAGAAATAGAGATTGAAAGGCTTAAGTCGGAG ATCGCTGGGTTGCTCAAAGACAATGAAAAGATCCACGCCAGCCCTTCGGCCGCCCCGACCGATGATGACTCAGAAATCAAGAAGATCAAAAAA GTCCAGAGCTTCCTGCGAGGCTGGATctgcaggaggaagtggaagaccATAATCCAGGATTACATCCGCTCACCACATGCAGAGagcatgaggaagaggaaccaGGTGGTGTTCAGCATGTTGGACTCGGAGGCCGAGTACGTCCAGCAACTTCACATCCTGGTCAACAACTTCCTGAGGCCTCTCCGCATGGCCGCCAGCTCCAAGAAACCACCCATCACCCACGATGATGTCAGCAGCATATTCCTCAACAG tgaaaCCATCATGTTTCTACATCAGATATTTTATCAAGGTCTCAAAGCCAGAATAGCGAGCTGGCCAACCTTAGTGCTGG cGGACCTGTTCGACATTCTGCTGCCCATGCTCAACATCTACCAGGAGTTTGTGCGGAACCACCAGTACAGCCTGCAGATCCTGGCCCACTGCAAGCAGAACCGGGATTTTGACAAGCTGCTCAAACAGTACGAGGCCAAGCCCGACTGTGAGGAGAGGACCCTGGAGACCTTCCTCACCTACCCCATGTTCCAG ATTCCCCGCTACATTCTTACACTCCACGAACTCCTGGCCCACACACCCCATGAACACATAGAGAGAAACAGTCTGGACTACGCAAAATCCAAGCTGGAAGAGCTTTCCAG AATCATGCACGACGAAGTGAGCGAGACCGAGAACATCAGGAAGAACCTGGCAATAGAGCGAATGATCGTCGAGGGCTGCGAGATTCTCCTGGACACCAGCCAGACGTTTGTAAGACAAG GGTCTCTCATCCAGGTGCCGATGAGCGAGAAGGGCAAGATCACCCGCGGGCGACTgggctctctgtctctgaagaaggagggggagaggcagTGCTTTCTCTTCTCCAAGCATTTAATCATCTGCACCAGAGGTTCTGGGGGAAAGCTTCATCTCACCAAG AATGGAGTAGTCTCGCTTATAGACTGCACTCTTCTGGAGGACCCCGAGGGGACAGAtgatgagt CCAAATCAGACAAGAGCGGCCAGGACATGGAGCACCTGGACTTCAAGATTGTTGTCGAGCCAAAGGACAGCCAGTCATTCACAGTCATCCTGGTGGCCTCCTCGAGGCAGGAGAAGTCTGCATGGACCAGTGACATCAGCCAG TGCATAGACAACATCCGGTGCAATGGGCTGATGATGAACGCCTTTGAAGAGAACTCCAAAGTCACAGTGCCACAGATGATCAA gTCCGATTCAAGTCTGTACTGCGATGATGTGGACATCCGCTTCAGTAAGATGATGAACTCCTGCAAGGTGCTGCAGATCCGCTACGCCAGCGTGGAACGCCTGCTGGAGAGGCTGACGGACCTCCGCTTCCTCTCCATCGACTTCCTCAACACCTTCCTGCACTCCTACCGTGTGTTCACCACCGCTGATGTGGTGCtagacaaactcatcaccatcTACAAGAAGCCCATCAGCGCCATCCCTGCTCG GTCCCTTGAGTTGTTCTTCGCCAGCAGTCAGAACAGTAAACTCCTGTATGGAGAGCCTCCCAGCTCCCCCAGGGCCAGCAGAAAGTTCTCCTCCCCGCCTCCTCTGGCTATCACCAAAAATTCCTCCCCAAACCGCCGGCGAAAGCTCTCCCTCAACATCCCCATCATCACTGGGGGCAAAGCTCTTGACCTGGCTgccctcagctgctcctcaaACGGCTATGCAAGCATGTACTCGTCCATGTCCCCGTTCAGCAAGACCACCTTGGACATCAATAAACTTTATGTGTCCAGCCCCATCACGAGCAAAATCCCTGACGAGGGAGAGGACAAGAAAGACAAGGTGGATGATACCTCTGTGTGCAAACAAG ATCTCTCAGTACGAGAGGAAAATGACAATGATCAAAACCAGAGTGACGATGGGGACCCAGAAGCCTCTCCCACCAAGTCACCAACCaccccaaaaaatattaaatgcaaAAACTCCTCAG agttctccctcttctcctacAATAATGGCATGGTGATGTCTTCTTGTCGAGAGCTGGATAACAACCGCAGTGCCCTGTCTGCTGCCTCCGCCTTTGCCATTGCTACAGCTGGAGCCAATGAGGGCACTCCTACCAAGGAAAAATATCGGCGGATGTCCCTCGCCAGCACTG GTTTCCCAACCGATCAGAGAAATGGAGACAAAGAGTTTGTGATCAGACGAGCAGCAACCAACAGAGTTCTGAACGTCCTGAGACACTGGGTGTCCAAACACTCGCCG GACTTTGAGAATAACAATGAGCTGAAGACCAAGGCTATTGTCTTCCTGGATGAAGTGATGCACGACCCTGAACTGTTGACCCAAGAGAGGAAAGCAGCTGCCAACATCATCAG GACTCtaactcaggaagaccacggcGACAGTCAGATCTCACTTGAGGACGTGACACAACTG gtgggaggagggaaggCCGAGCCCTTCGAGAGTCACCCTGCGATGGAGATCGCAGAGCAGCTCACTCTGTTGGACCACCTGGTGTTCAAGGTCATCCCATATGA GGAATTCTTTGGACAAGGCTGGATGAAGAATGACAAAAACGAGAAGACGCCGTTCATCATGAGGACAACGAAGCACTTCAATGAT ATAAGCAACCTTATTGCCACAGAGATCCTGCGCTGTGAGGATGTGGTCTCAAGGGTCACGGTCATAGAGAAATGGGTGGCTGTGGCCGACATATGCCGCTGTCTCCACAACTACAACGCCGTGCTCGAGATCACCTCCTCCCTCAACCGCAGCTCTGTCTTTCGCCTCAAGAAGACCTGGCTCAAGGTTTCTAAGCAG ACAAAAGCGTTGATTGACAAGCTGCAGAAGCTGGTCTCATCGGAGGGGCGGTTCAAAAACCTGAGAGAGGCTTTGAAGAA CTGCGATCCTCCCTGTGTGCCCTATCTGGGGATGTACCTCACTGACCTGGCTTTCATCGAGGAGGGAACGCCAAACTACACCGAAGACAACTTGGTCAACTTCTCCAAGATGAGGATG ATTTCTCACATCATAAGAGAAATCAGGCAGTTTCAGCAAACAGCGTACAAGATTGACCTGCAACCAAAG GTAGCCCAGTATCTACTGGATATGAGCTCTGTTCTGGATGAAGAAAGCATGTACGAAGCTTCACTCAGAATTGAGCCTAAAGTGCCCAACTGA
- the rasgrf1 gene encoding ras-specific guanine nucleotide-releasing factor 1 isoform X2, with protein sequence MYYFTVSSTHENQKALELRTEDVKDCDEWVAAISHASYRNLANEHETLMQKYLHLLQIVETEKTVAKQLRQQIEDGEIEIERLKSEIAGLLKDNEKIHASPSAAPTDDDSEIKKIKKVQSFLRGWICRRKWKTIIQDYIRSPHAESMRKRNQVVFSMLDSEAEYVQQLHILVNNFLRPLRMAASSKKPPITHDDVSSIFLNSETIMFLHQIFYQGLKARIASWPTLVLADLFDILLPMLNIYQEFVRNHQYSLQILAHCKQNRDFDKLLKQYEAKPDCEERTLETFLTYPMFQIPRYILTLHELLAHTPHEHIERNSLDYAKSKLEELSRIMHDEVSETENIRKNLAIERMIVEGCEILLDTSQTFVRQGSLIQVPMSEKGKITRGRLGSLSLKKEGERQCFLFSKHLIICTRGSGGKLHLTKNGVVSLIDCTLLEDPEGTDDESKSDKSGQDMEHLDFKIVVEPKDSQSFTVILVASSRQEKSAWTSDISQCIDNIRCNGLMMNAFEENSKVTVPQMIKSDSSLYCDDVDIRFSKMMNSCKVLQIRYASVERLLERLTDLRFLSIDFLNTFLHSYRVFTTADVVLDKLITIYKKPISAIPARSLELFFASSQNSKLLYGEPPSSPRASRKFSSPPPLAITKNSSPNRRRKLSLNIPIITGGKALDLAALSCSSNGYASMYSSMSPFSKTTLDINKLYVSSPITSKIPDEGEDKKDKVDDTSVCKQDLSVREENDNDQNQSDDGDPEASPTKSPTTPKNIKCKNSSEFSLFSYNNGMVMSSCRELDNNRSALSAASAFAIATAGANEGTPTKEKYRRMSLASTGFPTDQRNGDKEFVIRRAATNRVLNVLRHWVSKHSPDFENNNELKTKAIVFLDEVMHDPELLTQERKAAANIIRTLTQEDHGDSQISLEDVTQLVGGGKAEPFESHPAMEIAEQLTLLDHLVFKVIPYEEFFGQGWMKNDKNEKTPFIMRTTKHFNDISNLIATEILRCEDVVSRVTVIEKWVAVADICRCLHNYNAVLEITSSLNRSSVFRLKKTWLKVSKQTKALIDKLQKLVSSEGRFKNLREALKNCDPPCVPYLGMYLTDLAFIEEGTPNYTEDNLVNFSKMRMISHIIREIRQFQQTAYKIDLQPKVAQYLLDMSSVLDEESMYEASLRIEPKVPN encoded by the exons ATG TACTATTTCACTGTCAGCTCCACCCATGAAAACCAAAAGGCGCTGGAGTTACGCACAGAAGATGTGAAGGACTGTGATGAATGGGTGGCTGCAATATCACACGCCAG TTACAGAAACTTGGCCAACGAGCATGAAACTCTCATGCAGAAGTATCTTCATCTGCTTCAGATCGTGGAGACGGAGAAAACAGTTGCTAAGCAACTTCGACAACAGATAGAAGATGGAGAAATAGAGATTGAAAGGCTTAAGTCGGAG ATCGCTGGGTTGCTCAAAGACAATGAAAAGATCCACGCCAGCCCTTCGGCCGCCCCGACCGATGATGACTCAGAAATCAAGAAGATCAAAAAA GTCCAGAGCTTCCTGCGAGGCTGGATctgcaggaggaagtggaagaccATAATCCAGGATTACATCCGCTCACCACATGCAGAGagcatgaggaagaggaaccaGGTGGTGTTCAGCATGTTGGACTCGGAGGCCGAGTACGTCCAGCAACTTCACATCCTGGTCAACAACTTCCTGAGGCCTCTCCGCATGGCCGCCAGCTCCAAGAAACCACCCATCACCCACGATGATGTCAGCAGCATATTCCTCAACAG tgaaaCCATCATGTTTCTACATCAGATATTTTATCAAGGTCTCAAAGCCAGAATAGCGAGCTGGCCAACCTTAGTGCTGG cGGACCTGTTCGACATTCTGCTGCCCATGCTCAACATCTACCAGGAGTTTGTGCGGAACCACCAGTACAGCCTGCAGATCCTGGCCCACTGCAAGCAGAACCGGGATTTTGACAAGCTGCTCAAACAGTACGAGGCCAAGCCCGACTGTGAGGAGAGGACCCTGGAGACCTTCCTCACCTACCCCATGTTCCAG ATTCCCCGCTACATTCTTACACTCCACGAACTCCTGGCCCACACACCCCATGAACACATAGAGAGAAACAGTCTGGACTACGCAAAATCCAAGCTGGAAGAGCTTTCCAG AATCATGCACGACGAAGTGAGCGAGACCGAGAACATCAGGAAGAACCTGGCAATAGAGCGAATGATCGTCGAGGGCTGCGAGATTCTCCTGGACACCAGCCAGACGTTTGTAAGACAAG GGTCTCTCATCCAGGTGCCGATGAGCGAGAAGGGCAAGATCACCCGCGGGCGACTgggctctctgtctctgaagaaggagggggagaggcagTGCTTTCTCTTCTCCAAGCATTTAATCATCTGCACCAGAGGTTCTGGGGGAAAGCTTCATCTCACCAAG AATGGAGTAGTCTCGCTTATAGACTGCACTCTTCTGGAGGACCCCGAGGGGACAGAtgatgagt CCAAATCAGACAAGAGCGGCCAGGACATGGAGCACCTGGACTTCAAGATTGTTGTCGAGCCAAAGGACAGCCAGTCATTCACAGTCATCCTGGTGGCCTCCTCGAGGCAGGAGAAGTCTGCATGGACCAGTGACATCAGCCAG TGCATAGACAACATCCGGTGCAATGGGCTGATGATGAACGCCTTTGAAGAGAACTCCAAAGTCACAGTGCCACAGATGATCAA gTCCGATTCAAGTCTGTACTGCGATGATGTGGACATCCGCTTCAGTAAGATGATGAACTCCTGCAAGGTGCTGCAGATCCGCTACGCCAGCGTGGAACGCCTGCTGGAGAGGCTGACGGACCTCCGCTTCCTCTCCATCGACTTCCTCAACACCTTCCTGCACTCCTACCGTGTGTTCACCACCGCTGATGTGGTGCtagacaaactcatcaccatcTACAAGAAGCCCATCAGCGCCATCCCTGCTCG GTCCCTTGAGTTGTTCTTCGCCAGCAGTCAGAACAGTAAACTCCTGTATGGAGAGCCTCCCAGCTCCCCCAGGGCCAGCAGAAAGTTCTCCTCCCCGCCTCCTCTGGCTATCACCAAAAATTCCTCCCCAAACCGCCGGCGAAAGCTCTCCCTCAACATCCCCATCATCACTGGGGGCAAAGCTCTTGACCTGGCTgccctcagctgctcctcaaACGGCTATGCAAGCATGTACTCGTCCATGTCCCCGTTCAGCAAGACCACCTTGGACATCAATAAACTTTATGTGTCCAGCCCCATCACGAGCAAAATCCCTGACGAGGGAGAGGACAAGAAAGACAAGGTGGATGATACCTCTGTGTGCAAACAAG ATCTCTCAGTACGAGAGGAAAATGACAATGATCAAAACCAGAGTGACGATGGGGACCCAGAAGCCTCTCCCACCAAGTCACCAACCaccccaaaaaatattaaatgcaaAAACTCCTCAG agttctccctcttctcctacAATAATGGCATGGTGATGTCTTCTTGTCGAGAGCTGGATAACAACCGCAGTGCCCTGTCTGCTGCCTCCGCCTTTGCCATTGCTACAGCTGGAGCCAATGAGGGCACTCCTACCAAGGAAAAATATCGGCGGATGTCCCTCGCCAGCACTG GTTTCCCAACCGATCAGAGAAATGGAGACAAAGAGTTTGTGATCAGACGAGCAGCAACCAACAGAGTTCTGAACGTCCTGAGACACTGGGTGTCCAAACACTCGCCG GACTTTGAGAATAACAATGAGCTGAAGACCAAGGCTATTGTCTTCCTGGATGAAGTGATGCACGACCCTGAACTGTTGACCCAAGAGAGGAAAGCAGCTGCCAACATCATCAG GACTCtaactcaggaagaccacggcGACAGTCAGATCTCACTTGAGGACGTGACACAACTG gtgggaggagggaaggCCGAGCCCTTCGAGAGTCACCCTGCGATGGAGATCGCAGAGCAGCTCACTCTGTTGGACCACCTGGTGTTCAAGGTCATCCCATATGA GGAATTCTTTGGACAAGGCTGGATGAAGAATGACAAAAACGAGAAGACGCCGTTCATCATGAGGACAACGAAGCACTTCAATGAT ATAAGCAACCTTATTGCCACAGAGATCCTGCGCTGTGAGGATGTGGTCTCAAGGGTCACGGTCATAGAGAAATGGGTGGCTGTGGCCGACATATGCCGCTGTCTCCACAACTACAACGCCGTGCTCGAGATCACCTCCTCCCTCAACCGCAGCTCTGTCTTTCGCCTCAAGAAGACCTGGCTCAAGGTTTCTAAGCAG ACAAAAGCGTTGATTGACAAGCTGCAGAAGCTGGTCTCATCGGAGGGGCGGTTCAAAAACCTGAGAGAGGCTTTGAAGAA CTGCGATCCTCCCTGTGTGCCCTATCTGGGGATGTACCTCACTGACCTGGCTTTCATCGAGGAGGGAACGCCAAACTACACCGAAGACAACTTGGTCAACTTCTCCAAGATGAGGATG ATTTCTCACATCATAAGAGAAATCAGGCAGTTTCAGCAAACAGCGTACAAGATTGACCTGCAACCAAAG GTAGCCCAGTATCTACTGGATATGAGCTCTGTTCTGGATGAAGAAAGCATGTACGAAGCTTCACTCAGAATTGAGCCTAAAGTGCCCAACTGA